Within Candidatus Rubrimentiphilum sp., the genomic segment CGTAAGTACTACAAGTTCGTCGTTTCGTATTACACGCACGTCCCGGCCTTCGATAACGATTGGGCCTTCATCGCTTGCAGCGACCGGCTCGACCTGGCGCGGCTGGACGAAGGCGAGATCGAACCGTACTGCGCCAAGCTGCAAGGCGAGAACTTTTTCTATGACGCGCAGACGCACCGGCGCATCTTTGCCCTGCCGCTCTACATGCGCCGCGCGCTTGCCGCCGGCGGCGACACGTTTTGAGTTCGATCGACCCGGAGTCGGTGCGCCGCCGCTGGGACAAAGAGCGTTCGCATTTTGTCGAACTGTTGGATCTGAAGCTCGAGAGCGTCGACAAGGGGCGCGCCGTCATGCGCATGCCCTACCGGCCGCAGATTTCGAACGGGACCGGCGCCGTACACGGCGGAGCGATCGTCAGCCTGTGCGACACGGTTTTTTACGTCGCGCTCGCCTCGATCTACGGCCGCGATCAGGACACGACTACGGTCTCGCTCCAATGCAACTTCCTGGCGCCCGCGGTGGGTCCGCACGATCTGGTCGCGGAGGCAACGGTGCTGCGGGCCGGGCGCCGGATCTGCTACGGCGAAGTGACCGTGCGCAGCGGCGAGAAAGTGGTCGCCCACTCGACGCTGAACTACCTCAACACCTACCCGGACGAAAAACCAAAGAAAAAATGAAGCAAACGGCCCTGTACGACGAGCACGTCAAGTTGCGCGCTCGGCTGATTCCATTCGGCGGCTTCGACATGCCCGTGCAGTACGAGAGCATCTTGAAGGAGCACGAAGCAGTTCGCAAACGCGCCGGGCTTTTCGATCTTTCGCACATGGCACAGTTTGTTGTTGAGGGCGAAGCCGCGGCTGAGTGGGCCGATCGGCTAACCGTGAACGCGGTACCGACCATGAAACTCGGGCAAGCGCGTTACAACATCTTCACCAACGAGCAGGGCGGCGCGCACGACGACGTGATCTTTTACCGCCTCGACGACCAACGTTGGATGGTGGTCGTCAACGCCGGCAACGCCGACAAGATGTGGAAGTATCTCAACGACAACATCGGCGACTCCGGAGTAAAGCTTCATTCGCGGCACGGCAAGAACGCGTTGATCGCGATTCAGGGACCGCGTTCGGTGGCGATGCTGGGAACGCACGTCGATTTCGACCTCAACGCTTTGAAATACTATTTTTGCACGCAAGGAAACGTTTACGGCAAAGACGCGATTGTCGCGCGCACCGGTTACACCGGAGAAGATGGCTTCGAGATTTTCGTTGACGGGCGAGACGCGTCCGAAATTTGGAC encodes:
- the gcvT gene encoding glycine cleavage system aminomethyltransferase GcvT, with protein sequence MKQTALYDEHVKLRARLIPFGGFDMPVQYESILKEHEAVRKRAGLFDLSHMAQFVVEGEAAAEWADRLTVNAVPTMKLGQARYNIFTNEQGGAHDDVIFYRLDDQRWMVVVNAGNADKMWKYLNDNIGDSGVKLHSRHGKNALIAIQGPRSVAMLGTHVDFDLNALKYYFCTQGNVYGKDAIVARTGYTGEDGFEIFVDGRDASEIWTRLLADNAGAGLIPAGLGARDVLRLEAGMPLYGHELTEEITPLQAGLDWVVKLDKPQFVGETALATQKAADDFPRIVGIVMDGRAPAREGYHVFLGEKRVGEIRSGSIGPSVGNKSIGTALVEKEAATPGTDVVVHIRGTAYGAKVMQLPFYKRSYKIGAA
- a CDS encoding PaaI family thioesterase, which produces MSSIDPESVRRRWDKERSHFVELLDLKLESVDKGRAVMRMPYRPQISNGTGAVHGGAIVSLCDTVFYVALASIYGRDQDTTTVSLQCNFLAPAVGPHDLVAEATVLRAGRRICYGEVTVRSGEKVVAHSTLNYLNTYPDEKPKKK